The Panicum hallii strain FIL2 chromosome 5, PHallii_v3.1, whole genome shotgun sequence genome contains the following window.
CACTGGACCTTGTATTCCATTAATGTTAGAAAAGGAGCGAACAACTCATGAAAAGCTCAAAGCAAAATGATCAACTATCTATTTTGCTCCACAAGCTAACCAACAAGTGGCacaattttgtggcattttgtCAGATTTTATAATGCCAGCGATTAAAGTTCTGTTTGGACTCACCGATTGACCATTGGCAGAGGAGATTTTATTGACTATATGAAAGTAACATCAACAGACTAGCTAACTAGCAACCTGTAGCTACCAGCTACTGCTTTACATTGCTACGTCACAACTACAAACACTGAATTGTAAGTTCAGTAAAACCGTATCATCTTTAGCTAGAGAGGACTATCATGCATTAGATCATGTACAGTCGCATGCCTGATCTGTGCCTTCCACCAGATACGCTATTGTGATCCGATCAAAGCACTAACAAGTAATAACTGCTAATGGAGGAACGATCCAAATGACCAATGACACTGTACCTACGCTCACAACGACCAATCACCTGCATATACCAACCCTATTCATGCACCAAAGTCGTGTCCAAACTCCAAACCTCGATTTGTCCATGGCAACTTGGCCCATATCATCATGTTGATGTCCAACACATACAGATACAGCCCAACAAGCAGCATGGACCATCTGACAGCCTTGTGCAAGACAGATCTTCAGGGaccaaaaaaataaaataaaatgcaAGCCACCTGCAATGCTGCAACTACTATTTATGAACTGACATCTGCATTTCATCGAGCAGGTGGTCGAAGCTATACGCATGCCTAGCGTGACGATTTCCCGCCCAGGCACCCATTGTCATTACTCGGTAGCTGAATGAGAGCAACCTACTGCGCTGATGGAACAATCTCGCCAAACACAACGGAAAATGCAACGAAATTAACGAGATAGCAAGTCGCAGCAATTCGATAGACTGAGAGCGGAGTCACAGAAGCAGACTACGGAATCCCTAATCGTCAATCGATCAAACAACTAACCTGCTCGAACCTCGAAGCCAGGCCCGGGGGACTGCGGGGCCATTGCGCACCTCAATCTACTCCCGGCGGCGATCGACACCGGTCGCCTCGCGGAGTGAGCCTCGACCATCCTCGCCGCGCGACGTGACCTGACCCTCGCGTCGCCACCGTCGACGAAGACGTTGGAGCCACCACGCGGCGCCGTTGGCCGCCTCGCCCGTCGCCCCCATCTCGTCGTTGCCCGGCAGCACGGCGCGTCGCGGTTCACGTGTGTGGTGTGTGATGGACCGTCGGCCCAACAGAACTAACAGAGTTGGGCCTAGTGGACCCACGACATTTCGAGACCCAAAATGAGTGGGCCGACCACACACGCGGCCTCTCTCGATATGTTGCGCGCACAGCTCAAGAGCTTTCCGATTCGTCGCCGTCCACTTGTCTCACGGCCTGTCGCCATCCCATCCCTCCCTCTCGCATCTCCGCCACCAGCCCacctccccctccgcgccgccggtGACGACTCCGTCGAGCCACTCCGCAGCAGGCGCCGGCGACCATGTACCGCGCCGTCTCGGGCCTCGGCGCCCTCAAGGTTAGCCGTCCCCGCCTGGAGCTCTATCCTGATTCCTTACCTCACCTCCTTCCATTTCCGGTAGATCTGGGCGCGCTTCGCGCCGCAATTCGCCCGATCCGCGACGTTGTCGCTTGTGGTCGCGTTGCGAGGCCGCGGATCCTTACTGGGCACCGTCAGTGGTGCGAGCACGCGCGGACTTGATGCGTGAGCGTAGGAGTTGAGGGCATTTCTGGCGCTGCATGTGACGATCGTTGTTTGAATGTTTGCCCCAGTCCTGTTGAGTTGGGAAAGTATTGCTTTGAGATGTGATGATGAATGCTCTGTTTGATTGTTTTTGTAGAATTGATATGTGAATGTGCGGGACAAGTGAACCCTGTGCTTCTGGCATGAAAGCTTTGTGTAGAATGAGTTTGGATCGGTGTAGGCTCATTGCTATCTCCTTGTCGCAAAATCGTGAAAGGAGCGGTTATGCTAGTTGTTTGATACCTGAAATATAGTATTAGTGACTTAGTGTATTATACACGCGCTCTTTAAATCCATCCCAGAGTTTGTTCCATTTTAATACTTGGTTTCTGTTTTACACTGGCCCTTTTTTATGTGTTTAGGCTGCATCAAGTGAAGTATAAGATTTCGGAAGGCCTAGTTATGTCTCTTGTGATTCATTCTTTATCAGTATTTTTCTTGAGTGCTGACTGAATAATGAAGTTATCCTTCTCAAACAACAGTGTTTACTTCTCATGACTGTATGTTTATGCTGTACCTGTTCAGTACATGTGCTTCAAACCCTTGATAACAGTGAGTGTGTTGATGAGTGTTTCATCCATTCATCCGTTAGCACCAACTGTGGCGTCTTATTATAAGTAGAAGATAGAACGACAGTATTTGATGAGATAACGTTTTCTATGTGAGGATGTATAAAACTTATCATCCAGATTCAACATGAGAATATTTCTGTGCAATACAGACTTTGAATGTAATAATTGACAAAACAAAGAGAGAGTTTGATTTTCTTGGAGtcttcatttgaatttaaagtGAACAGATCAGCTTTAGGCCTTTGACCACTGAACTTAATCTTGGTTGTTTTGTTTTGATTGCAGAGGCATAGGGCAGATGCTCAAATGATGAATATTGCAATTAGGTCTGCCAGCACAAGTGTTGCACAGAGCTCATCAGTTGGCTTCTGGACTTGGTTGACTGGTGCACGCTCAAATGCATTACCACCTCCAGATTTCGCGCTTCCAGGAGTGACTATTCCTCCTTCGTTACCAGATCTCGTGGAGCCTAGCAAGACAAAAATCACAACACTTTCCAATGGTGTAAAAATAGCCTCTGAGACATCTGCAGTATGTGctctttatttttatatatggCTACTCGTTTCATCCATGTCCTCATTGGCAACTGGTGATAACTGGTGATAATAGGTTGCTTTCTATTTCCTATCCAGGGACCATCTTGTTCTGTTGGAGTTTATGTTGATTGTGGTTCTGTATATGAAGCACCTGAGGCAACAGGTGCCAGTCAGCTGTTGAAGACAATGGCCTTTGCAACCACTACCAACAGGAGTGAATTGCGTGTTGTGCGTGAAATTGAGGCGATAGGTGGCAGTGCCAAAGCATCTGCTAGCCGTGAGATGATGAGCTACACTTATGGAGCGCTGAAGACATACATGCCTGAAATGGTTGAGGTGCTTATTGACTGTGTACGCAACCCTGCTTTTCTTGATTGGGAGGTCAAGGAACAGGTATTTCATCTTCGATCTCCCCCCTCCACATTTGTCAATTAGATATTTAGATTAATAGATTATGTTCTTTGCTGACTTGTTTCCTTTGTAGATTTTGAGGCTCAAGGCAGAGCTTGCAAAAGCATCAAGTAACCCTGAAAAATTGCTTTTGGAGGCTCTTCATTCTACTGGCTATTCTGGTGCTTTGGCAAACCCTCTGATTGCATCAGAATCTTCAATTAGCAGATTGAATACAGATGTCCTGGAACAGTTTATAGCTGTGAGATTCATCTCCAAATTTTGTTTAGCATTCTTTATGTGCAAGTATCCTTATTGACGTGCTATCTGTTCTTTTTATTGCTTGGGTATCAGGAGAACTACACTGCTCCCCGAATCGTTCTAGCTGCATCAGGTGTTGATCATGATGAATTGGTATCTATTGCTGAACCGCTTCTGTCTGACATTCCCAGTGTAACTGGAACCACAAGGCCGAAATCTACCTATGTTGGTGGTGAATATAGACGAACTGCAGATTCATTGGTAGGCATTTAGATTTTGTCCAATTATCACATGATTTATGCAACCTCTTTCATCACCTAAATTATCTGTTACATTTTTTTCCCTTTCAAAATAGAACACAGATGTTGCATTGGCATTTGAGGTCCCTGGTGGTTGGCTAAAAGAAAAAGATTTTGCCACTGTATCAGTTCTTCAGGTTGAGTAGACAAATCGTTGAGATTCACAATTTTACTGAACAGGACACTTCGATTTGAATTTGCTATAACTTTCAGGTTTGACTCACCAAGAGCTCTGCATTTTTTTTACAGACACTTCTTGGTGGTGGTGGCATCTTTTCTTGGGGAAGGCAGGGAAAGGGGTTGCATTCACGTCTAAGTAAGTAGAACATATGTTCATATTTTAACCCTGTAGGATGCATGCCAGATAACATACACTGCATTTTGAGTAACTGTAGGTCTTTTGGAGAGGTTGGTAGGTAATGTAAACAATTCTATTACAGGACTGACCTTAATCATTTTCTGGCTGATAATTCAAGTAGGATTTGTTCCCAGGTTGTTCTAGACTGATACCTCCCACCCTCCGTTTGGTTATTCTTTATCAAGATATTATAAGGCAAAGCAACCTAAATTGTTAAATATCTAGTTCACCTTCTTCTATTGTATCCTTTAAGATAAGATTGAAACAATATCATGAATCCAGGTAGTCATGCTCTATGTATTTGGCCAGCCTTATATATAGATAATGGGATCATAAATGCCTGAATTTGATGTATGCTTTATGGCTTGTGCAGATCACCTTGTAACTGAATTTGACCAAATCAAGTCAATCACCGCTTTCAAGGATGTTCACAGTAACACTGGCATCTTTGGAATTCATACATCTACTGTAAGTATCATATTTACTTGCACAAGATAATTAGTTAGTGACGCATAATGCTACTGTTTTATCTAACTATCATCTAACTGTTCAATGCGAATGGCCAGTTGGAAATGGTTACACTGGTATCTGTCTTTTATCCTTTTGACCTTTTGTATCCGATGACTTAAACCATGCTCACATTAAAAACTCACATTTGAGGAGTTAAAACAGTTGTTCAGAAATAAACAAATGTGTTCCATAGTTTATATTTAAAGTATGGTTCATAATGAAATTGTTGTCATAACCAGGATGCATCATTTGTACCTAAAGCTATTGACCTGGCAGCCAGAGAGCTCACTTCCCTTGCAACTCCTGGGCAAGGTATCCTACCTATCCTATCTTGGCTCTTGCTTCCAGATTACTTGCTTGCCTGAAACTTCAATTTCTTCTTGTTGCAGTTGACCAAAGCCAACTGGATCGTGCTAAAGCCTCAGCTAAATATGCAATATTAGCGAACCTGGAATCAAAGGTGCGTACAAAACAACAAATTTTATATATTTGAGTTAATTTAACAAAACCACAACTATCAGTGTGTAACTATCAATGAACTACAGATTTTGAGATCAGTTTCACATACTTGCAACTACTTGTGCCCTTAGTTTCACAAACCTAAAACATTTGGACCTACATGCCAGCCACACAAGACCACATTAAGGTTCACACATAACTTGTGTGGCTGGCATGTGGTCCTACGCCAATTGTTGTATGTTTGTGAAAGAGATGGCACAAGTAGTTGTAATTCTGTTGATCCCAAGATGTGTAGCTCCTTGATAGTTAGTCGTGAACATTTGTAGTTTTGTGAAGTCAACTCCATATAGTTCTGCAACTGTGCTGATGATTCACTCTAATAATTGAAACTTACAGGCATCACTAACGGAAGACATGGGGCGCCAAGTTCTGGCATTTGGGGAAAGGTAACCATAAAGTTTCGATACCTATGATTATTCCCTTCAAGATCAGGACAGAATACTGCTATGATATAGCTTCAGAGAAAGGCATAAATCAAATGATTGATTCCAATATTTTAGAAACTAAGTTCAGGGATATTCAGATGTACTGTGCAACTTTTATCTTGAAGCTGTCTTCTTGTAGGACTCAACTAGTACGTGCTAACTACAAGTCTAGAACAAACTGTAATTTTAAAACCATGTTAGATGCCATGGAGCATTCAGAGGTTACTCTTTTTTAAGTTTGATTTAGCTCTTATACTGTGGAAGGCAAGGAGGCCTTGCCCATTGAGTGTACTTGGTTTTTATTAGTGTCTAGAGGCAAGCAGGTGTTTGTACATAGTAAATCTTTTGGATTCAATTCTGCAATACTAGGCTACTAGCTGAAACTATGTAGACTACTGGTAGTTACTGAGAGAATGATTCTTTGAAAGACCTGTAATCAGTTTTTCTAGAGTATAGTCATGAACTTGCAGTGAAGTTTTAGAAGATAACAAACTCCAGATGCATACATAAGTGGCACATAGGGCATGAGTTCTCCTAGAGCATAGTCATAAACTTTCAGTTAAGTTTGTGCAAATTATTGCACATAGTCAGTGAAAATAAATTGAATCACTGTGCTTTCCTATTATGTTATCTCTGTATCATACTTTCACCGGTCCACCTAATCATGGCTTCATAAAACCATGCAGGAAACCTGTTGCGCACCTTCTCAAGGCTGTTGACGGTGTTACTCTGAAAGACGTAGCAACAGTTGCTGAAAAGATCATTTCATCACCGCTGACAATGGCATCCCATGGAAACGGTAAGTTTATTTCCAAATGACTAACCTTTACATAGTGCAACATCAACTGCAGTTTTCTGATTCTGTTGCTTGCATTGTGCAGTTCTGAATATGCCAACTTACGAGTCGGTCAGTGGCAAGTTCAGCTCGAAATGAGTACATGGGCCTTCAATTTTTCTGCCCTCTGGACAAGTTTACAGCCCGTATTTTCCACACCTAGGCCATTATTCTCGGTCAAAGTTTCTTCAGAGAAATAAGGAACCTCATACAATTTTGTTCGTTGAATCTTTGCTCACTTTGCAATTACCCGTTCCCCCCACTTCTCTTTGCGGAAACATTTGTGCACTTGAGTTCGTGGTTATTGCTGGTGATAGGCCAGTCGTGTTTGTAAATTTAACTGGTACCGGGGCTCCTCTTTCGTTTACAAGGCCCAAAGAGTGTACAAAATACCATTCTCTGGTCCAAGCACATGAATAATGATTCTACTGGACTGAAATTTTGCACGATTTGTGTTCTGAACAGGTTCTATTCTAGCCTGACTCCTATATCCGGCTGTTTTATTCTCATATTTTCTGTCTGTTAATCGAAGCGATGGAAATTAGGCGCGCCGAAGATTAATTGCACGAAAGAGGCTGCTGGTAAAAAGTTCCATGAGAATGAGGTGGTAAAAGATTTCAAGGGACGGCACACTTCCTTGACTCGAGGGGGAGCGGTCACGATCCGGTGGCCCATGGAATTGGAGCCGCCAATCGCCAGATGGCGACACCATTGGCGTGCCTCTTGTTTTCCCGAGTCGCCGTTTCTGACCCGGAGCTCGGGGACGGCGGGAAGGGGCGAGCGGACGCTGGGAAGCAACGTCGGAGGAAGGAAACGACGCGGTGGTCCTGGCAGATGTGCTGGTCTTTGTTGGCTCCTGGCCTCCAGTTCGGCAGGGCCATTGTGGGCGGGCGCACGGGTGGTTGGCTGCTACCTCTAAACTGCCTGGCTGCCTGCCGGAGAACGGGAGGCGCCGGCGTTTTTCCGCGGCGCCAAGAGCCCCCCATGGTTTTCAGTTTTTTCAGCCGTCGCAGCTCGCGATCGCTTCATGTCCCCCCTCTCTTTGGGGTTTGGACGCCAAGGGTCGAGGTATCACAACTTGACGAGGCCTGCTGATAGCTGCTCAAGCTTATCACCATTCGGTGTTCATAAATTTTCTTTTGTACAATATAAAATGAAGCAATAGAGTTTTAAGGTAAATGTTTCTCGTGGCAACCATCATGAATACCTTGACAGCCTCTcttattttttttgaaacagTGGGCTCGTCACGTAGTTCCGTTACCGAAACAACATTAAGCCGAGTTGTCCGTGTTTCTCCATGAATTCAGGCTTTGGTGCGATTGGATTGTGCATAAACACCCTAAAGACAACATCGTAGCTCATCACAGTGCAATACGCATGCTTCCAAAAGAGTAGATTTCACAGAACCGCACCAACACTGGTTTAACTATCACAAAGTTTTGCTTTTGAGCAATAGTTCATTTGATAGAGCCAACTTGGGGGAAAGAAAGCTAAACATTATGGAGGTGCTACGTCAAAAGGTAGCAATTACACGTTTTTTTCTATGTTGCACAAATGCTATTTGATGACTTCGAGTATTTAAACGCGGATCATGCAAGGTGATACATGGTGGATGTAGTTTTCGCTTACTTCATCACCAGTTGGAACTTATGTAGTTTATACACATAGATCAAACCTTTAGCTGGCACCAATGGATAGAGATCAAATGAAACATGTACATGAAGGTAGCCATCAAGTGTCATGCTTGGGTGATATACCTGTTAACTACAAGTGTGCAACCTAATGCAGACATCACTGCTTAATAATAAACAAAGCATGCTACTTTTCAAGTTGGTTTCTGTTCCTTACACTTGATTAGGAGTGCATGATCGCCTACAACATACTCCTTCCATTTTTCTTTACAGGGCTCATTTTGTTTCGTTAGAACATGTCTTTAACCAGCAATTACTCAATGAACACATATATAATTCTTTTGACACAAAATTGGTGTTACTATATTTGTATGCAAACATACTTGCCTATGAACGTAACTTTGTATCACATAAATAATTAAACTACAATTGACTAATTATAGGTTGAATCCAATGAACTATTGCTTTATTtgttaaaaaaaaagagatGGTATAATATGACATGCAGGGTAAATTTGAACCGTGAGTTGCTAGGTCTCCTGGGGTTAAGTGTTAACGCCAACTATTTTTGCAGTGTTATCGCCATGATTTTCATTTCAAAGTGGGATCAAAACATGGAATGGAACTCATCATCCATCCAATTGATTATTAAGTGGCTGGTGTCGTTGCATCCTTTTGGCTTGGAATGGTAAGCAAGGGAATTGGCAAGGTTGACTTCGCCTCTAGCTAAAAGCTTTGTTTATTTTCTATAGAAGGATCTTTGGATTAATCCTCTTCAAACTTCTTTCTTTTTCGTAGAGGAATTCCTCTTTGGTCTCTTGCTCCCATTTGTCGCATGTCGTAGCTTTCGTGAACCTTGAGCAAACCCAAGGGGAAGAAGTAGACGGCATATCGATGGACGCCAAGTTTTTGGAGGTGACATATAATAGCAGTAGTCAAGTTCAGATAGCGAGACCAAGAATAATCATTTTTATTGTATCATATGACAATCAACTATATACAACTGCACATGGATTTTGTGCCGGAATTTTTCATGCACGAAATTAGCTCACCACATGGCTAGCTAATTCCATTTCGTGGAAATATAGGGAACTTTTCAAGTTTCTCCAAAGCGTGCAACTTTTCAAGCTGCTTAATTAATTCTTTCTTTTTGTTACTTCTCCAAAAGTTGTCTGGTTAATTCAGCCTCGAATATATTCACCCAAGGGTTAACATTACTACATGAACAACACGCAGGTAGGGCGAGCCAAGGTCCTAGTAGCAAaacctcaaaaaaaaaaaaggtcctagtagcaagatgggcttggattAGGTCGGCAAATAAAGAAGAATGTTAGTACCAGTGCCTAAGCTGCTATCAAACTAGTCATCCGAACCTAATCTCTCATAGCTGATTGCCGAATATCCAATCAAGTGTCAGGCGCAGGGCATCTTCCAGGGGATCATGCTCCTGCCTGCACTTGCTAGGGCGGGCGAAAACGAGGGGCAGGCAGCCTATCACCTGGCAAGCAACGAGCTTATCACAAAACCATGTGAGAGCTTATCAAAAGCCCGCTGGTTTTGACCACAGATCACCATATATTCTATAGTTACGCTACCTTTTCATAATGTCCTGATGCTTTTATACGAGTGGCTGTTACGAGTTCTTTAAACTTTTATTTGCTCTTGGTTGCTCATCAGGACcaaagacaaaaaaaaaagtttcttTTATATTCGTTGGAGGAAGCAGAGAAAGTTTTAGCGTACGCAGCTGGGGTGCTGCTGGTGGGCGGTTGAGGAAGCCAAGACGGATCGCACATAGTCTCCCGATAAAAATGAAAAGAGAAACAGAGAAAAAGTTTGGGTGCTCTCCGATGCAGTAGCTGTCCGCTTCACGTGGCGGCGACCGAGGAACATGCGTGGTCGGCCGTGGCTGGCTTCTTCCGGTGGCGTCCTGCATGTGGGCGGTGCAGAGCGCACGCAATCCCTGTCTTGCCCTTGTATTTCTCGATCCACATGTTAATTAGCAGCCGGAGAGGACGGACGTGCCGATCGGCTGAAAAATTTCAACGTGATGATGGATAGAATTTCATGAACTATCTTTTTTCCAAGAGAGCATGGTTCACTTGTAAATTTGTTCCATTTGTGcccagaagaagaagaagaagaatatttTGCAGCCAATGGTAATGTGTGTGCATGCCTTGGTGCTCAAGAAGGCTGTTCTGGATGGACGGCCGTTCAATCACAACGTAACCGCGTGGATTGGGGAAGGGGTAACGATGGATGCATCAGGAAACCTGAACTAGCACTAACCACGGGCAAACATGCGTCAAAAACAACGTCGTCCTCCTCCCTGTGCGCAGTTCTGGCAGCATTTGGTTTCAGCGTCAATGATCTAGGGCGTGTTCCGCTATTCGCAGTACAATTTAAAGTGACCACcccactccttttctttttccattaaTTTGGCAGAGATTAAGAAACCATCACCACGTACAAGCTAGTAGCTTCTCCAGGCGTCTTGGAAACAATGATGCTACCTGATTTTTTTATTCCATTATGATATACCCCAAATAATATTTTCATTTTTCATTATCCTAAAGAAGATATCGAGGCCGTGACGTGACGCCCACGGGCACGCGGCGTGCTGCGCAGGGCCACGCGTCACCCTGAAAGCAAGGGCAATAAAATCTCCCGTTATTTTTGTGCCAACCCCAGCCCGGCCAATCACCGCCACAGCGTGCCTGGCCAATGAAACGGCGTCCAGCCAAAAGTGGCGCATCCGGAACGTCCAAATCGGCGAGCAAACGGACGGTGGAGAAGGCAGATGGTAAAGAGATGGCCGGGCTTGCATCTCCATGTGTGGGTGATGTTGATCATGGTGACACGGTGTGTCATGTCACTGTTTGGCCCTCTGGTACAAGACCTAGAATGTTACGTGATCGTGCTCTAGAAACTAAATTTTTCTTCCATGATGAACCGTGTTTAGCAGTGGTGATCTAGAagtaaaagaagaaaaaaagcgTCCATGTTTTCTTCTGCTGGTCTGTGATCGTTTTGCCTTTGTGGTGAGTTGAATCCCGTGCGCCGGGTCTCTCGTCTCCCAGCGGCTGACCCTTCTAGGCTGACCCTTCTAGGTGACATTCACTCGGAATGGCGCCTGGTTTTGACACAAAATTACGGGCCGTGCCGCCGTCCTCTTGGACGCTAACAGTCCGTACTGACCGTTTTGCCCTTCTCCTTCCAAGTTGGTGGGTGCGGGGGTGGTGGGTCCCGTAGCAGGATGGCACGCGAGTCAATGTTAACAGCGTCCTGCAAGAAACAAAAGGAAAAGCAGCAGCCTAGCAGCCTTCCATTTCTGCCCCTGGTTTGCGAAATGAAGAATCAAGACGTGAGGGGAGTCCTGGCACCGATCTTCAAAAACCGTGCATGGAAAAACTTTAGCAGACGGCCGAGTTCGATTGCCTGGTATAGCTAGACATGACATATGCCCATGCGAAAAAGTCTGACGTATCTAGAGATAGCAACGGGTAAAATCCGCGCGGATATCAACTTTCTAAATCCGTACCCACGCCCGCGCCCGCAACCCGCTACGGGCACGAAACGACGCCTGTAACCGCTATCCGCGTACCCGCGGGCACGCCCATGTACCCGCAAGCTGGCTCACGCGGGACGcggcggagcgcgcgcgcgcggggggcggggggggggggcaggggggGTTCCCGCGCGGGGGCGGAGCTGGGGCGGGGCCGGATCCGCCGGCGGAGGGTGGGCTCCCCCGCGGCGGAGCTTGCGCGGGCAGCGGCGGGGGACGGAGCCGGGGGCCGCGGAGGGTGTTGGGGGCGGAGCGCGGGGCCGGATCCcgcggggcggaggggaaggggccccggcgcggcgggggggggggggggcggggggctcCGGCGGCCCGGGGGGGTTGGGGGGGCGGGGGCGATCCGGCGGCGGGGAACGGAGCGGGGGGTGGGGGCGGAGCGCGGGGCCGGATCCCGCGGGGTGGAGGGGAagggggctccggcggcgggggaCGGAGCCGGGGGCCGAGGCCGgggcggggggtgggggggcggAGCGCGGGTCCGGATCCcgcggggcggaggggaaggggACCCGGTGCGACGGGGGGCAGGGGGCTCCGGcggcccggggggggggggcggcgctccggcggcgGGGGACGGAGCCGGGGGCCGGGGCGGGGGGTGGGTGGCGgagcgcggggccggcggcggggcggatggGGGCGGACGGAGGCGGGCGGGCGGGAAGACGGGGTGGCGGCTGGGAATTGGGACGTCGGGGATGGCCGGATGGAGGTATGGAAACCCTAAAattgtgtatatatataaccaCCCGGGCGCACACGTCAGTGGATCTGGCGGGTTTGCGGGTTCGGGTATTAATTTTTCAAATCCGTTACAAAATATCCGTTGGGTTTAGATCTGTACCCGCGCCCGTACCCGCGGGTACAAATCCAAACCCGTACCCGCGCCCACCGGGTTTAGTAGCCGCGGGTACGCGGGTATTTCATACCCGTTGCCATCCTTAGACGTATCGATAGTGGATCACACCGCCTCCTAAACAATAAAATCGGATTTCTAACCTCCTCACCTTTACAAAATCATATAAATAAACCCTAAAGTAGTTTTACAAGGTGGTTTTGCTAGGTTGgcagccatgtagacggtttttGCCATGGTGAACGCTGAAGTTGCCACCAATATTTTGTCCCAATGATCCCGACGAGTGGGTCCCACCTACCAGTGACACCGGatcgtcttcttcctccaaaCGAAGCACCTGTCGCCGACCGCTCCCTCCCTCCCGTGTTTGCTGGCCGCTGCTCCCTCCCTCCCGCACCACCGGTTGTCCCTCCTTCCCTCCTGGTGTTGCCGTCCATGCCACTCCCTCCCTCTCGTGCCGCACCGCCGGCCCCTCGAGCCCCACGTG
Protein-coding sequences here:
- the LOC112891691 gene encoding mitochondrial-processing peptidase subunit alpha-like; the protein is MYRAVSGLGALKRHRADAQMMNIAIRSASTSVAQSSSVGFWTWLTGARSNALPPPDFALPGVTIPPSLPDLVEPSKTKITTLSNGVKIASETSAGPSCSVGVYVDCGSVYEAPEATGASQLLKTMAFATTTNRSELRVVREIEAIGGSAKASASREMMSYTYGALKTYMPEMVEVLIDCVRNPAFLDWEVKEQILRLKAELAKASSNPEKLLLEALHSTGYSGALANPLIASESSISRLNTDVLEQFIAENYTAPRIVLAASGVDHDELVSIAEPLLSDIPSVTGTTRPKSTYVGGEYRRTADSLNTDVALAFEVPGGWLKEKDFATVSVLQTLLGGGGIFSWGRQGKGLHSRLNHLVTEFDQIKSITAFKDVHSNTGIFGIHTSTDASFVPKAIDLAARELTSLATPGQVDQSQLDRAKASAKYAILANLESKASLTEDMGRQVLAFGERKPVAHLLKAVDGVTLKDVATVAEKIISSPLTMASHGNVLNMPTYESVSGKFSSK